Proteins encoded together in one Bradyrhizobium sp. CB82 window:
- a CDS encoding HD family hydrolase yields the protein MAGKRAANDLQSRAWQRMLSGRRLDLLDPSPLDVEIADIAHGLARVARWNGQTTGAHIFSVAQHTLLVETVMRHESPRVDQRVRLAALLHDAPEYVIGDMISPFKAVLDGHYKAVEKRLLGAIHIRFGLPAVLPDEITLAIKAADRGAAFLEATELAGFSDSEARRLFGRDPGLPETVLRDYLTPWTAARAEKRFLERFSAVFS from the coding sequence ATGGCCGGAAAGCGCGCCGCAAACGATTTGCAGTCCCGCGCCTGGCAGCGCATGCTGTCCGGCCGCCGGCTCGATCTGCTCGACCCCTCGCCGCTTGACGTCGAGATCGCCGACATCGCGCACGGGCTGGCGCGCGTCGCGCGCTGGAACGGTCAGACCACGGGTGCGCACATCTTCTCCGTCGCCCAGCACACACTGCTGGTCGAAACCGTGATGCGCCATGAAAGCCCGCGCGTCGATCAGCGAGTTCGGCTCGCCGCCCTGCTGCACGATGCGCCGGAATACGTCATCGGCGACATGATCTCGCCGTTCAAGGCGGTGCTCGACGGTCACTACAAGGCGGTGGAGAAGCGCCTGCTCGGCGCCATCCACATCCGCTTCGGATTGCCGGCGGTGCTGCCCGACGAGATCACGCTGGCCATCAAGGCCGCCGACCGCGGCGCGGCATTTCTGGAAGCCACCGAGCTCGCCGGCTTCAGTGACAGTGAGGCCAGGCGCCTGTTCGGCCGCGACCCCGGCCTGCCCGAAACCGTGCTGCGCGACTACCTGACGCCATGGACGGCCGCCAGGGCCGAGAAGCGGTTTCTGGAGCGGTTCAGTGCGGTGTTTTCGTAA
- a CDS encoding MDR family oxidoreductase — MATFKAIRIDKADKGTTAALTQFDEAELMDGDVTVRVEWSTLNYKDGLALTGKAPVVRRFPMIAGIDFAGTVEQSSHPQWKAGDKVVCTGWGMGETHLGAYAEKARVKGDWLVALPQGLSGRDAMAIGTAGFTAMLAVLALEKQGISPKRGPVVVTGAAGGVGSVATAVLSKLGYHVIASTGRAAEASYLRELGAAEVIDRNELSAPAKPLAKERWAGGIDSVGSTTLANLLSMTKYGGAIAACGLAAGMDLPSSVAPFILRGVCLLGIDSVMCPLEPRRAAWQRLASDLDRMKLAEITKEIPLDQITEWGPKILAGEVRGRIVVKIL; from the coding sequence GTGGCAACGTTCAAGGCGATCCGGATCGACAAGGCGGACAAGGGCACCACCGCCGCATTGACGCAGTTCGACGAAGCCGAGCTGATGGACGGCGACGTCACCGTGCGGGTCGAATGGTCGACGCTGAACTACAAGGATGGCCTGGCGCTCACCGGCAAGGCGCCGGTGGTGCGCCGCTTCCCGATGATCGCCGGCATCGATTTCGCCGGCACCGTCGAGCAGTCCTCGCATCCGCAATGGAAGGCAGGCGACAAGGTCGTCTGCACCGGTTGGGGCATGGGCGAGACGCATCTCGGCGCCTATGCCGAGAAGGCGCGGGTGAAGGGCGACTGGCTGGTCGCGCTGCCGCAGGGGCTGTCGGGGCGTGACGCCATGGCGATCGGCACCGCCGGCTTCACCGCGATGCTTGCGGTGCTGGCGCTGGAGAAGCAGGGCATCTCGCCGAAGCGCGGCCCCGTGGTGGTGACGGGCGCGGCCGGTGGCGTCGGCTCGGTTGCGACCGCCGTGCTGTCGAAGCTCGGCTACCACGTCATCGCTTCCACCGGTCGCGCGGCGGAAGCCAGCTATCTCAGGGAATTGGGAGCGGCCGAGGTGATCGACCGCAACGAGCTGTCCGCGCCGGCAAAACCGCTCGCCAAGGAGCGCTGGGCCGGCGGTATCGACAGCGTCGGCTCGACCACGCTCGCCAATCTCTTGTCGATGACGAAGTATGGCGGAGCGATTGCAGCCTGCGGTCTTGCCGCCGGCATGGATCTGCCGTCCTCGGTCGCGCCGTTTATTTTGCGCGGGGTGTGCCTTCTCGGCATCGATTCGGTGATGTGCCCCCTGGAGCCGCGAAGGGCCGCCTGGCAGCGCCTGGCTTCCGATCTGGATCGGATGAAACTAGCTGAAATCACTAAGGAAATTCCGCTTGACCAAATCACCGAATGGGGGCCGAAGATCCTCGCGGGCGAGGTCCGCGGCCGCATCGTGGTAAAAATTCTCTAA
- a CDS encoding protein-tyrosine phosphatase family protein, with protein MIHVCSLAALSETVRLTGASHVLTVMANVEQVVRPVSVLPANHLKVSMDDITEELDGFVAPSEGHIEQVLNFVRGWDRSAPLVVHCYAGISRSTASAFAAACLLNPHRDEIEIAQKIRAASPIASPNRRIVELADRALRRDGRMLRALDEMGPGAMMVESRPFVIELE; from the coding sequence ATGATCCACGTCTGCTCCCTCGCCGCGCTTTCCGAAACCGTTCGTCTCACCGGCGCCAGCCATGTGCTGACCGTGATGGCCAATGTCGAGCAGGTGGTGCGGCCGGTGTCAGTGCTGCCGGCCAACCATCTGAAGGTCTCGATGGATGACATCACCGAGGAGCTGGACGGCTTCGTCGCGCCCTCGGAAGGACATATCGAGCAGGTGCTGAACTTCGTCCGCGGCTGGGATCGCAGCGCGCCGCTGGTCGTGCATTGCTATGCCGGCATCAGCCGCTCCACCGCGAGCGCCTTTGCCGCGGCATGCTTGCTCAATCCGCATCGCGACGAGATCGAGATCGCGCAGAAGATCCGCGCTGCCTCTCCGATCGCCTCGCCTAACCGCCGCATCGTCGAGCTCGCCGATCGCGCGCTCCGCCGCGATGGCCGCATGTTGCGCGCGCTCGATGAGATGGGCCCCGGTGCGATGATGGTGGAGAGCCGTCCGTTCGTGATCGAGCTCGAATGA
- a CDS encoding NAD regulator, which translates to MSDKLLTPIEIGLTAAIVAIEAHEPLILTARGSDGLAGLPFGPFDALTHRTFEIGLRAWVEEQAGLRLGYVEQLYTFGDRGRHAEAADTGAHMVSIGYLALTRAADNGVRAAGATFEPWYRFFPWEDWREQRPEIIARDIIPALTQWADEETPETIRALPRKDRVRLNFGLEDAAWDEERVLDRYELLYEAGLIDEARRDGRPAALARKALPALGLSMRFDHRRILATGIARLRAKLKYRPVIFELLPAEFTLTELQHTVEAISGRHLHKQNFRRLVESEALVEPTGVMSTQTGGRPAALYRFRREVLQERPAPGLRVRSRR; encoded by the coding sequence ATGAGCGACAAGCTGCTGACGCCGATCGAGATCGGCCTGACTGCCGCGATCGTCGCGATCGAGGCCCACGAGCCGCTGATCCTCACCGCGCGCGGCAGCGATGGCCTGGCCGGCCTGCCCTTCGGCCCCTTCGATGCGCTGACGCACCGCACCTTCGAGATCGGCCTGCGTGCCTGGGTCGAGGAGCAGGCTGGCTTGCGGCTCGGCTATGTCGAGCAGCTCTACACGTTTGGCGATCGCGGCCGCCATGCGGAGGCCGCCGATACCGGCGCCCACATGGTCTCGATCGGCTATCTCGCGCTGACGCGCGCCGCGGACAACGGCGTGCGGGCGGCCGGCGCGACGTTCGAGCCGTGGTATCGCTTCTTCCCCTGGGAGGACTGGCGTGAGCAAAGGCCTGAGATCATCGCCCGCGACATCATTCCGGCACTGACCCAGTGGGCCGACGAGGAGACGCCGGAGACGATCCGTGCGCTGCCACGCAAGGATCGCGTGCGGCTCAATTTCGGCCTCGAAGACGCGGCCTGGGACGAGGAGCGCGTGCTCGACCGCTACGAGCTGCTGTACGAGGCCGGGCTGATCGATGAGGCGCGCCGCGACGGCCGTCCTGCGGCATTAGCGCGCAAGGCGCTTCCTGCGCTTGGCCTCTCGATGCGGTTCGATCACCGCCGGATTCTTGCCACCGGGATTGCAAGGCTGCGCGCAAAGCTGAAGTATCGTCCTGTCATCTTTGAACTTTTGCCCGCCGAGTTCACACTCACGGAATTGCAGCATACGGTGGAGGCAATCTCCGGCCGGCATCTGCACAAACAGAACTTCCGTCGTCTGGTGGAGAGCGAGGCCCTGGTCGAACCAACCGGGGTGATGTCGACACAGACCGGTGGGCGGCCGGCAGCTCTCTATCGCTTCCGCCGCGAAGTGCTCCAGGAGCGGCCGGCGCCCGGCTTGCGCGTCCGCTCCCGGCGGTAG
- a CDS encoding DUF2339 domain-containing protein — MFDAPFDVFAVMIAIAAFLIALKASNQATDLRRRLSSLEANLHAARPVQPPPLTPQQEMEQTHAAATPSAAEPPAPDAELTPPLVADQAAPPPIDADAAPPPLLPTAGPGLEERLGTRWVVWIGGLALALGGFFMVRYSIEAGLLGPGVRVFLGGLFALALLGAGEWTRRKESIADIQALPIANIPAILTAAGTAVAFATVYAAYALYDFLAPATAFVLLGLVALGTLAAALLHGPALAGLGVVGAFVTPILVSSDKPDYWALYIYLAIVSAASFGLARIRLWRWLAVTTIIFALLWTFPGLDLGAQLAAAHAFHVIAGFVLAALLVVCGFMFGPTIDDGQIEPVSSGSLAAYLFGAMLIVLSSAHADLTLITFTLLIAGTLFVAWRAPAATGALGAAAALVFMVFAEWAVRANPDMLVLPGGPLPGIGPTATDSSVTLHLLMAAIFAAGFGGAGFLAQGRSTSAIIPVVWSAAATFTPIALLVALYARIAHLDRSIPFAILAVLLAAAFAAATEALSRRENRPGLAISIALFATGTLGALALALTFALEKGWLTIALALMSLGTAWISIQRPIAFLRWLAAILAGIVTARIVYDPRIVGDAVGTTPIFNWLLWGYGVPALSFWAASRFLHRRGDDAPLRMVEAAAILFTALLAFMEIRHFATGGNMTSPPSLLEFALQVCVTLAMAIGLERLRLRSGSIVHNLGAIVLTVIAGLISVFGLLILENPYLLSSIDVGGVVFNLLLLGYALPAVLMLLLSYAVAGHRSTAYANTIAGGALVFALAYVTLEIRRFYHGPVLLYGATTGAEQYTYSIGWLGFGVVLLGVGLLVNSERARLASAVVIALTILKAFVIDMSTLSGVWRALSFMGLGIVLVAIGWLYQRILFRRQAPPAVTQTSA, encoded by the coding sequence ATGTTCGACGCCCCGTTCGACGTCTTCGCGGTGATGATCGCGATCGCCGCCTTCCTCATTGCATTGAAGGCCTCCAACCAGGCGACCGACCTGCGCCGGCGGCTGAGCTCGCTGGAAGCCAATCTGCACGCGGCACGCCCCGTCCAGCCACCGCCACTGACACCGCAGCAGGAGATGGAGCAAACGCATGCGGCTGCGACACCGAGCGCGGCCGAGCCGCCCGCGCCCGACGCCGAGCTGACGCCGCCGCTCGTCGCCGATCAGGCTGCACCGCCACCAATCGACGCGGACGCTGCGCCGCCGCCTTTGTTGCCGACCGCAGGGCCCGGTCTCGAGGAGCGGCTCGGCACGCGCTGGGTGGTGTGGATCGGCGGTCTGGCGCTCGCGCTCGGCGGCTTCTTCATGGTGCGCTATTCGATCGAGGCCGGCCTGCTCGGCCCCGGCGTGCGTGTCTTCCTTGGCGGCCTGTTCGCGTTGGCACTGCTCGGCGCCGGTGAATGGACGCGGCGCAAGGAGAGCATCGCCGACATCCAGGCGCTGCCGATCGCCAACATCCCTGCGATCCTCACCGCCGCTGGTACGGCGGTGGCGTTTGCGACCGTCTATGCGGCCTACGCGCTCTACGATTTCCTCGCGCCTGCGACCGCCTTCGTGCTGCTCGGCCTTGTTGCGCTCGGCACGCTCGCGGCGGCGCTGCTGCACGGGCCGGCGCTCGCCGGCCTCGGCGTCGTCGGCGCGTTCGTCACGCCGATCCTGGTCTCCTCCGACAAGCCGGACTATTGGGCGCTCTACATTTACCTGGCGATCGTCAGCGCGGCGAGCTTTGGCCTCGCGCGCATCCGGCTGTGGCGCTGGCTTGCGGTGACCACTATCATCTTCGCGCTGCTGTGGACCTTCCCGGGCCTCGACCTCGGGGCACAGCTCGCCGCGGCCCACGCCTTCCATGTGATCGCGGGCTTCGTGCTCGCGGCACTGCTGGTGGTCTGCGGCTTCATGTTCGGCCCGACCATCGACGACGGCCAGATCGAGCCGGTGTCCTCCGGCTCGCTCGCCGCCTATCTGTTCGGAGCGATGCTGATCGTGCTGTCGAGCGCGCATGCCGACCTCACGCTGATCACGTTCACCCTCCTCATTGCCGGAACATTGTTCGTCGCCTGGCGCGCGCCCGCGGCGACCGGCGCGCTTGGCGCTGCGGCAGCGCTCGTCTTCATGGTGTTCGCCGAATGGGCCGTGCGCGCCAATCCCGATATGCTGGTGCTGCCCGGCGGTCCGTTGCCCGGCATCGGACCGACCGCGACCGACAGCTCGGTGACGCTGCACCTTTTGATGGCCGCGATCTTCGCCGCGGGCTTTGGCGGCGCGGGCTTCCTCGCGCAGGGACGCTCGACTTCTGCGATTATCCCGGTCGTGTGGTCAGCGGCGGCAACTTTCACGCCGATTGCGCTTCTGGTCGCGCTCTACGCCCGTATCGCGCATCTCGACCGCTCGATCCCGTTCGCGATCCTCGCCGTGCTGCTCGCCGCCGCCTTTGCCGCAGCGACCGAAGCGCTCTCCCGACGCGAGAACCGACCCGGCCTTGCGATCTCGATTGCCCTGTTCGCCACCGGCACGCTCGGCGCGCTGGCGCTGGCGCTGACCTTCGCGCTGGAAAAGGGCTGGCTCACGATCGCGCTGGCGCTGATGTCGCTCGGCACGGCCTGGATCTCCATCCAGCGGCCGATCGCCTTCCTGCGCTGGCTCGCTGCGATCCTGGCTGGCATCGTCACCGCGCGCATCGTCTACGACCCGCGCATCGTCGGCGATGCCGTCGGCACCACGCCAATCTTCAATTGGCTGCTCTGGGGCTACGGTGTGCCGGCGCTGTCGTTCTGGGCGGCGAGCCGCTTCCTGCATCGCCGCGGCGACGATGCTCCGCTGCGGATGGTGGAAGCCGCCGCGATCCTGTTCACCGCGCTGCTCGCCTTCATGGAGATCCGTCACTTCGCGACCGGCGGCAACATGACGTCGCCGCCATCGCTGCTCGAATTCGCGCTACAGGTCTGCGTAACGCTCGCCATGGCGATCGGCCTCGAACGGCTGCGGCTGCGCAGCGGCAGTATCGTGCACAATCTCGGCGCGATCGTGCTCACGGTGATCGCCGGGCTCATCAGCGTGTTCGGCCTCCTGATCCTGGAGAACCCCTATCTGCTCAGCAGCATCGATGTCGGCGGTGTTGTGTTCAACCTGCTGCTGCTCGGCTACGCGCTGCCGGCGGTGCTCATGCTGCTGCTGTCCTATGCGGTGGCGGGGCATCGTTCCACGGCCTATGCCAACACGATCGCCGGCGGCGCGCTGGTGTTCGCTCTCGCCTACGTGACGCTGGAGATCCGCCGCTTCTATCACGGGCCGGTCCTGCTCTACGGCGCGACGACTGGCGCCGAACAGTACACCTATTCGATCGGCTGGCTCGGCTTCGGCGTGGTGCTGCTCGGCGTTGGCCTCTTGGTCAATTCGGAGCGCGCGCGGCTCGCCTCCGCCGTCGTGATCGCGCTGACGATCCTCAAAGCCTTCGTCATCGACATGTCGACGCTATCGGGCGTGTGGCGCGCGCTGTCGTTCATGGGGCTCGGCATCGTGCTGGTCGCGATCGGCTGGCTCTATCAGCGGATCCTGTTCCGCCGGCAGGCGCCGCCAGCCGTGACGCAGACGAGCGCGTGA
- a CDS encoding L-aspartate oxidase: protein MPTTIHDLTRTTDDVVIVGGGLAGLFCALKLAPRPVTLISAAPLGRGASSAWAQGGIAAAVGEGDSPEAHAADTVAVGAGLVDEAVALGIAREAAPRIHDLLSYGVPFDRDLEGRLAVGREAAHSARRIVHVRGDMAGAAIIAALSEAVRRAPSIRLIEGLVAEALLTEDGAVTGLQLRDVGNATARPIIIASRAVVLATGGIGHLYAVTTNPPEANGSGLAIAARAGAVIADPEFVQFHPTAIMVGRDPAPLATEALRGEGAVLINGDGERFMAARHPLAELEPRDIVARGVFAEIAAGRGAFLDAREALGSHFAEKFPTVHASCIAAGLDPATQPIPIAPAAHYHMGGIAVDERGRTSIEGLWAGGEVSSTGAHGANRLASNSLLEAVVYAARIADDIAGRAIPSPARLPEALVTPRNALIDTRAETRLRAMMSAKVGVIRDHDGLAEAVRHFATLERDAGSVALRDMATTALLVAASAFTRHESRGAHFRSDHPAEVPAFAERTMTTLAAAREVVEALIEQPARRTAQAMIA from the coding sequence ATGCCAACCACCATCCACGACCTCACCCGCACCACCGACGACGTCGTCATCGTCGGCGGCGGCCTCGCCGGGCTGTTCTGCGCGCTCAAGCTGGCGCCGCGACCCGTGACGCTGATCTCGGCAGCGCCGCTCGGACGGGGCGCATCATCGGCCTGGGCGCAAGGCGGCATCGCGGCGGCCGTCGGCGAAGGCGACAGCCCCGAAGCACATGCCGCCGACACCGTCGCGGTCGGCGCCGGTCTCGTCGATGAAGCAGTCGCACTCGGGATTGCACGCGAGGCAGCGCCGCGCATTCACGATCTCCTCAGCTACGGCGTGCCCTTCGACCGCGATCTCGAAGGCCGGCTCGCGGTGGGGCGGGAAGCTGCGCATTCGGCGCGGCGCATCGTGCATGTGCGCGGTGACATGGCGGGCGCGGCGATCATCGCGGCGCTCAGCGAGGCCGTGCGGCGCGCGCCGTCGATCCGCCTGATCGAAGGCCTTGTCGCCGAGGCGCTGCTGACCGAGGACGGCGCCGTCACCGGATTGCAGCTCCGCGACGTCGGCAATGCGACGGCACGTCCCATCATCATCGCCTCCCGCGCGGTGGTGCTGGCAACCGGTGGCATCGGTCATCTCTACGCTGTCACGACCAACCCGCCCGAGGCGAACGGATCGGGTCTCGCGATCGCGGCACGGGCCGGCGCCGTCATCGCCGATCCCGAATTCGTGCAGTTCCATCCGACTGCAATCATGGTCGGCCGCGATCCGGCGCCGCTCGCGACCGAAGCGCTGCGCGGCGAAGGCGCAGTTCTGATCAACGGCGACGGCGAACGCTTCATGGCGGCACGTCATCCGCTCGCTGAACTCGAACCGCGCGACATCGTCGCACGCGGCGTGTTCGCGGAGATCGCGGCCGGCCGCGGCGCGTTCCTCGATGCGCGGGAAGCGCTAGGGTCCCATTTCGCCGAGAAATTCCCGACGGTCCATGCGAGCTGCATCGCGGCCGGCCTCGATCCGGCGACGCAGCCGATCCCGATCGCGCCCGCCGCGCACTACCACATGGGCGGCATCGCGGTGGACGAACGCGGCCGCACGTCCATCGAAGGGCTCTGGGCCGGCGGCGAGGTGTCCTCGACCGGCGCGCATGGCGCCAACCGGCTCGCATCGAACTCGCTGCTGGAGGCTGTCGTTTATGCCGCGCGCATTGCAGACGACATCGCCGGTCGCGCAATCCCCTCGCCGGCCCGGCTGCCGGAGGCGCTCGTGACGCCACGGAACGCCTTGATCGACACGCGTGCAGAGACGAGATTGCGCGCCATGATGAGCGCGAAGGTCGGCGTGATCCGCGACCACGACGGACTTGCAGAGGCGGTGCGCCATTTTGCGACGCTGGAACGCGATGCCGGCAGCGTCGCTCTTCGCGACATGGCGACCACGGCTTTGCTCGTCGCCGCATCCGCATTCACGCGGCACGAGAGCCGCGGCGCGCATTTCCGCTCCGACCATCCGGCCGAGGTGCCTGCCTTCGCAGAGCGGACCATGACGACGCTCGCTGCGGCGCGCGAGGTCGTCGAAGCGCTGATCGAACAGCCTGCGCGCCGGACGGCGCAAGCCATGATCGCCTGA
- the nadA gene encoding quinolinate synthase NadA encodes MPISGIYGPDDFAKRPQGHPAPALRKPVGNHGPALPRPLLEWTPEVEQATAHLYERVRHVIPSIEWPLMAPAIKAINELKQARGAVILAHNYQAPEIFHCVADIGGDSLQLAVEATKVKADVIVQCGVHFMAETSKLLNPDKTVLIPDSRAGCSLAASITGADVRLLREKFPGVPVVAYVNTSAEVKAEVDICCTSSNAVQVVESLRAPSVIFLPDQYLAKYVASKTDVKIIAWKGACEVHERFTGEELRSFREADPSVQIIAHPECPPDVLAEADFTGSTAHMINWVRERRPKRLVMITECSMADNVRAELPEVEMLRPCNLCPHMKRITLSNILDSLLTLSEEVTIDPAIAERARRSVERMINLKN; translated from the coding sequence ATGCCGATCTCTGGAATTTACGGTCCCGACGATTTCGCCAAGCGGCCGCAGGGCCACCCCGCTCCCGCCTTACGCAAGCCCGTCGGCAATCACGGCCCCGCATTGCCGCGCCCTTTGCTGGAATGGACACCGGAGGTCGAGCAGGCCACGGCGCATCTCTACGAGCGCGTCCGCCATGTGATCCCGTCGATCGAGTGGCCGCTGATGGCGCCGGCCATCAAGGCGATCAACGAGCTGAAGCAGGCGCGGGGCGCGGTGATCCTCGCGCACAACTACCAGGCACCGGAGATTTTTCACTGCGTCGCCGATATCGGTGGCGACTCGCTCCAGCTCGCGGTCGAGGCGACCAAGGTGAAAGCCGATGTCATCGTGCAATGTGGCGTGCACTTCATGGCGGAGACGTCGAAGCTGCTCAATCCGGACAAGACGGTGCTGATCCCGGATTCCCGCGCCGGCTGTTCGCTCGCCGCCAGCATCACGGGTGCGGACGTGCGCTTGCTGCGCGAAAAGTTTCCGGGCGTGCCCGTCGTCGCCTATGTCAACACCTCCGCCGAAGTGAAGGCCGAGGTCGACATCTGCTGCACCTCGTCGAACGCGGTGCAGGTGGTCGAAAGCCTGCGCGCGCCGAGCGTGATCTTCCTGCCCGACCAGTACCTCGCGAAATACGTTGCCTCGAAGACCGATGTGAAGATCATCGCCTGGAAAGGCGCCTGCGAGGTGCATGAGCGCTTCACCGGCGAAGAGCTGCGCAGCTTTCGCGAAGCCGATCCGTCCGTGCAGATCATCGCGCATCCGGAATGCCCCCCGGACGTCCTCGCGGAAGCCGACTTCACGGGCTCGACCGCGCACATGATCAACTGGGTGCGCGAGAGGCGGCCGAAGCGACTCGTGATGATCACCGAATGCTCGATGGCCGACAATGTGCGCGCCGAACTGCCCGAGGTCGAGATGCTGCGCCCCTGCAATCTCTGCCCACACATGAAGCGCATCACGCTGTCGAACATTTTGGACAGCCTGCTGACGCTCAGTGAGGAGGTGACGATCGATCCCGCCATCGCCGAGCGCGCGCGGCGCTCGGTCGAGCGGATGATCAATCTGAAGAATTGA
- a CDS encoding MFS transporter, with protein MSASVGDVGPVSHSSSWRTPAIIILCGCAIGMLGFGPRSSLGFFVQPMSHEFSWGRDVFGLAIAVQNLLWGLGQPFAGAVADRFGLFRVMCVGAVLYAGGLLLMRYSSTPLSLNIGAGVMVGFGLAGCSFNLLLSAFSKLLPAEKRGLALGAGTAAGSFGQFLFAPVGVALIDNFGWQQALTVFAGLMLLIVPLSLALSTPPVASSTSTPAADEQPFTRALAEAFGHRSYVLLVLGFFTCGFQLAFITVHLPAFLVDRGISTQVGGWVIAAIGLFNMVGSLSVGWLQSYLPKRYILSTIYFIRALATLAFISFPITPFSAIAFGAVSGLMWLSTVPPTSALVALMFGTRWLATLYGFAFVSHQVGGFLGVWLGGIVFERFGSYTPIWWLSILFGVLSALINLPIVEKPVARLVPAI; from the coding sequence ATGTCGGCAAGTGTGGGCGACGTCGGTCCGGTTTCGCATTCTTCCTCCTGGCGCACGCCAGCGATCATCATTCTCTGCGGCTGCGCCATCGGCATGCTGGGCTTCGGCCCGCGCTCGAGCCTCGGCTTCTTCGTCCAGCCGATGAGCCACGAATTTTCCTGGGGCCGCGACGTCTTCGGCCTCGCGATCGCCGTGCAGAATCTGTTGTGGGGCCTGGGCCAGCCGTTCGCCGGCGCGGTCGCCGATCGCTTCGGCCTGTTTCGCGTGATGTGCGTCGGCGCGGTGCTTTATGCCGGCGGACTGCTGTTGATGCGCTATTCCTCGACGCCGCTCTCGCTCAACATCGGCGCCGGCGTCATGGTCGGCTTCGGGCTTGCCGGCTGCTCGTTCAATCTCCTACTGTCGGCCTTCAGCAAGCTTCTGCCGGCCGAGAAGCGCGGGCTTGCGCTTGGCGCCGGCACTGCGGCCGGCTCCTTCGGGCAATTCCTGTTCGCGCCCGTCGGCGTCGCTCTGATCGATAATTTCGGCTGGCAGCAGGCGCTCACGGTGTTCGCGGGCCTGATGCTGCTGATCGTCCCGCTCTCGCTGGCGCTGTCGACGCCGCCGGTTGCGAGCTCGACCAGCACGCCGGCCGCCGACGAGCAACCCTTCACCAGGGCGCTCGCCGAGGCTTTCGGCCATCGCTCCTATGTGCTGCTCGTGCTTGGCTTCTTCACCTGCGGCTTTCAGCTCGCCTTCATCACCGTGCACCTGCCGGCGTTCCTCGTCGATCGCGGCATCTCCACGCAGGTCGGCGGCTGGGTGATTGCCGCAATCGGGCTCTTCAACATGGTGGGCTCGCTGAGCGTCGGGTGGCTGCAAAGCTATCTGCCCAAGCGCTACATTCTCTCGACGATCTATTTCATCCGTGCGCTCGCAACGCTCGCCTTCATCTCGTTCCCGATCACGCCGTTCTCGGCGATCGCCTTCGGCGCGGTGTCGGGCCTGATGTGGCTCTCGACCGTACCGCCCACCTCGGCGCTGGTGGCGCTGATGTTCGGCACGCGCTGGCTCGCAACCCTCTATGGCTTTGCATTCGTCAGCCATCAGGTCGGCGGCTTCCTCGGCGTCTGGCTCGGCGGCATCGTGTTCGAGCGTTTCGGTTCCTATACGCCGATCTGGTGGCTCTCGATCCTGTTCGGCGTACTCTCGGCCCTGATCAATCTCCCGATCGTGGAGAAACCCGTCGCACGACTAGTGCCGGCGATTTGA